The DNA window ACACAATGGAGAGGTttttataagggagtctggtgattttCTCCCCATTTTCATCTCCTTGGAGTGATTgtttccaacttttttttccaccatatCAAATTAATTGTCAAAAACAGTCATGTGTGCTGATGTGGAGCAGGAAACGCAAAGGTGATGACCTAAAGAAAACTACACATCGGCATGAGCaaaagctcattaaaaaaaaattttaaaaaatgcagaaaataccAGACAATTTCCtcaacacaaagaaaccacaGCACAGGTCCCCGAAAACACGCGTGACTTTAAGtcctctgcaaacacagaagGTGTCTGAACCGAGCAACAGAAGGCTTTTCACCCTCCACTACATCCCTGCTAATGTCCATGTGGGAAGCAACATAGAACGCATACCACAAGACAAACATACTCGCCAGAAAAATTGGGGCTTGAGAAAGATCCCGAGCGGATTGGTCCGCGCCGGTGCCGACGCCGATGACGTCGCGCTGTGAAACACGTGGGCCACGGTATCCAGAGCTCACATAAACAAAGCCACATTGGCCAGACTGGGTAGTCGAAGCTCGTGTCGCTGTCAGTGCGCCGGAGGAGTCACACGGTTTGTCTTGCCAGCCTTGCCCCGCCGTCCCGCCTGCCTTCCTCTCTGGCATCGTTGAGGAGCGACGCTCATGATTTGGAGCTTTTACAGCAATTGATGAATACCCCCTGCGTGCTTATCGCATGGATTGAAAGCCACGATCCTGATGTGAAAGAGGTAAGAACCAGTcggctctttcttttttcttttctttattttgcagcaTAATCTGTGTGTGCGCTTCACTCGCAGCCATTTAAATCAGATTCTTTTAGTTTTAGCTGTTTGTCCAGCTGATATTATACAAAACTGAGTCCAACTCAGACTGCTCGGCTCTGTGGCTGTGGTTACTTATTTACGAGGATTTTCTGCGTTTCTGCTTTCCTGCCAAGTTAATGTCAAGTGCGCGAAGTTGGTCTCTTCATCACCAACAACCCAACGGTttataatacaaattaaaagaaagaagaagacaacaagGCTGTATTTTGTCAGCATCCCTTCaatttttttatgacatttttattcCCATATTTCTGTGCACGGATCCAAATTTGGTTACAGTTTGCGCGTAATCGTCTGGGTCGAATCCGTCTTTTATGAGGGATCCCGCACTCATTTCTggatattgtttttattttgttatatctagtaaatgtcaaagtgttttttttttttttttataggggAAGAACCGGAACAGAGCCGCCTTCTTGAATCCTGACAGCCAAACAACTCCTGACATTACCCATTTCAAGTGTCACCGAAACACTGTCAGAAGACTTGAGGTATGATGTGGAACATTATTTACACGTTTCAGAAATAACACAGGTGCATTCAGGTtgcatgttattttatttagaaattACTCTATAATGTAAAGCATCATTTTTTATATGGCTTGGAGTTAAATTTGTGTAAACTGTGCAACTTTTGCCTACAACATTTATGTGAGCGTCTCCGATGTGTCTCTCGGTTTTGCAGCCATGCCCTGCGTTCAGGCTCAGTATGGATCATCACCTCAAGGAGCTAGTCCTGCTTCCCAGAGCTACAGCTACCACACCGCAGGAGAGTACAGCTGCGACTTCTTAACACCCGAGTTTGTGAAGTTTAGCATGGACTTGACCAACACTGAGATCACAGCCACTACTTCTCTCCCGAGTTTCAGTACATTCATGGACAACTATAACACCAGTTACGACGTTAAACCGCCCTGTCTGTATCAGATGCCCCACTCTGGAGACCAGTCCTCTATCAAGGTGGAGGACGTCCAGATGCACAGCTACCATCAGCAGGGCCACCTGCCTCCCCAGTCGGAAGAGATGATGGCTCACTCTGGGCCTATGTACTTCaaaccctcctctcctcacgCCCCGAGCACGCCAAACTTCCAGGTTCAGCCTAATCACATGTGGGAGGACCCTGGCTCCCTCCACAGTTTCCACCAGAACTATGTCGCGGCCACGTCTCACATGATGGACCAGCGCAAGAATCCGGTGTCGAGGCTTTCGCTCTTCTCCTTCAAGCAGTCCCCGCCCGGCACCCCCGTCTCCAGCTGTCAGATGCGGTTCGACGGGCCGCTGCACGTCTCCATGAACCACGACAACCCGGGCGTGCACCGCGGCCTGGACGGCCAGAGCTTTGCGGTGCCCAGCGCCATACGGAAACAGGCTGGCCTGGCCTTCCCTCACTCCCTGCAGCTCGGCCACGGGCACCAGCTGGTGGACAGCCAAGTGCCATCGCCCCCGTCCCGAGGATCTCCGTCAAACGAGGGTCTGTGCGCGGTGTGTGGGGACAACGCAGCCTGCCAGCATTATGGAGTGAGGACCTGCGAGGGCTGCAAAGGATTTTTCAAGGTGGGCTGACACGACAGGAGCTATGAGTCAGTGAAACTGTTATTACATGAAAGATACGGTGTATGtttctgagttgttgttgttttttctctctctcggcGCAGGAGAGTTCAGATCTGccttatttcttgtttttttattaaatatatatataaacaacaCAGCCTGAACATTTAAtggaatcacattttttatgatgatgatgatgaagccaCACTTAAAAGTGCGCGCGTAATATAACTTTATGTCACGGCATCATCATATCTACCCACGACAGAGGAGCTAAAATGATGACAGTCTATTCCCTCTCCATGCAGCGCAGCGCCAGACACGATATGACAGATGTTATGTCgctttcatttttacattctttttatttattattattgtggtGTCACTTCACGATCCACAGTCCGTGttctgtgtgttgagttataAACAGGCCTGCAGAgtgacagtgttgttttcttttctttgcagcGCACCGTTCAGAAAAACGCAAAATACGTGTGTTTAGCAAATAAAAACTGTCCTGTTGACAAACGCCGAAGAAATCGTTGCCAGTTCTGCCGCTTCCAGAAGTGCCTTGTCGTCGGAATGGTGAGAGAAGGTATGTCCAGGccgtgttttgtttgtttgtttgtttgtttgtttttttgcagttttttaaacAATTCTTTCAGACCAAAGGTTTGCATTTCCACACCTTGACACTGTGCGTAAAATGAGTATGCAGCCAGTATTTTACGCACAGCGGGCAGGAGCGCATATCGTGTGACTTATAtctcatgtttttcttccaatCGAGTTGTCCGGACGGATAATCTGAAAGGTCGGAGAGGACGGCTGCCATCCAAACCCAAAAGTCCCCAGGAGCCCTCCCCACCCTCGCCGCCGGTGAGCCTCATAAGCGCACTCGTTCGGGCCCATGTGGACTCCAACCCCTCCATGTCTGCTTTGGACTACTCCAGAGTAAGTAAGGTATCACGGAATTTAAAACGCACTCAACATAtagacaggagaaaaaaaaaaaaaaaaaagagtaaaaagagAAGGATGAAGATtgacgccccccccccccctttttttgtttaattcccCTCCTGCTTTTAAGGAACAATTTACTGCCTTGAAACTTTTCTGTAACACATCTCTGGATTCTTAACTCtgtcagggctttttttttcttcttaatgtGGCATATTTTCCCTCTAAGTAAATCGCGTTGAAATAGAGaagttaataaaaaagaagacatgAATTTAATAGAAAGAAagcacctctctccctcttggaAATGGGCATTTGCAATTTCACGg is part of the Acanthopagrus latus isolate v.2019 chromosome 9, fAcaLat1.1, whole genome shotgun sequence genome and encodes:
- the nr4a2a gene encoding nuclear receptor subfamily 4 group A member 2a isoform X1, which gives rise to MPCVQAQYGSSPQGASPASQSYSYHTAGEYSCDFLTPEFVKFSMDLTNTEITATTSLPSFSTFMDNYNTSYDVKPPCLYQMPHSGDQSSIKVEDVQMHSYHQQGHLPPQSEEMMAHSGPMYFKPSSPHAPSTPNFQVQPNHMWEDPGSLHSFHQNYVAATSHMMDQRKNPVSRLSLFSFKQSPPGTPVSSCQMRFDGPLHVSMNHDNPGVHRGLDGQSFAVPSAIRKQAGLAFPHSLQLGHGHQLVDSQVPSPPSRGSPSNEGLCAVCGDNAACQHYGVRTCEGCKGFFKRTVQKNAKYVCLANKNCPVDKRRRNRCQFCRFQKCLVVGMVREVVRTDNLKGRRGRLPSKPKSPQEPSPPSPPVSLISALVRAHVDSNPSMSALDYSRVSKFQANPDYQMAGDNTQHIQQFYDLLTGSMEIIRGWAEKIPGFSDLPKQDQDLLFESAFLELFVLRLSYRSNPVEGKLIFCNGVVLHRLQCVRGFGEWVDAIVEFSSNLQSMNIDISAFSCIAALAMVTERHGLKEPKRVEDLQNKIVNCLKDQVTFNGGGLNRPNYLSKLLGKLPELRTLCTQGLQRIFYLKLEDLVPPPAIIDKLFLDTLPF
- the nr4a2a gene encoding nuclear receptor subfamily 4 group A member 2a isoform X3; the encoded protein is MPCVQAQYGSSPQGASPASQSYSYHTAGEYSCDFLTPEFVKFSMDLTNTEITATTSLPSFSTFMDNYNTSYDVKPPCLYQMPHSGDQSSIKVEDVQMHSYHQQGHLPPQSEEMMAHSGPMYFKPSSPHAPSTPNFQVQPNHMWEDPGSLHSFHQNYVAATSHMMDQRKNPVSRLSLFSFKQSPPGTPVSSCQMRFDGPLHVSMNHDNPGVHRGLDGQSFAVPSAIRKQAGLAFPHSLQLGHGHQLVDSQVPSPPSRGSPSNEGLCAVCGDNAACQHYGVRTCEGCKGFFKRTVQKNAKYVCLANKNCPVDKRRRNRCQFCRFQKCLVVGMVREVVRTDNLKGRRGRLPSKPKSPQEPSPPSPPVSLISALVRAHVDSNPSMSALDYSRVSKFQANPDYQMAGDNTQHIQQFYDLLTGSMEIIRGWAEKIPGFSDLPKQDQDLLFESAFLELFVLRLSYRSNPVEGKLIFCNGVVLHRLQCVRGFGEWVDAIVEFSSNLQSMNIDISAFSCIAALAMVTERHGLKEPKRVEDLQNKIVNCLKDQVTFNGGGLNRPNYLSKLLGKLPELRTLCTQGSPKSIQKRQRMF
- the nr4a2a gene encoding nuclear receptor subfamily 4 group A member 2a isoform X2, with product MPCVQAQYGSSPQGASPASQSYSYHTAGEYSCDFLTPEFVKFSMDLTNTEITATTSLPSFSTFMDNYNTSYDVKPPCLYQMPHSGDQSSIKVEDVQMHSYHQQGHLPPQSEEMMAHSGPMYFKPSSPHAPSTPNFQVQPNHMWEDPGSLHSFHQNYVAATSHMMDQRKNPVSRLSLFSFKQSPPGTPVSSCQMRFDGPLHVSMNHDNPGVHRGLDGQSFAVPSAIRKQAGLAFPHSLQLGHGHQLVDSQVPSPPSRGSPSNEGLCAVCGDNAACQHYGVRTCEGCKGFFKRTVQKNAKYVCLANKNCPVDKRRRNRCQFCRFQKCLVVGMVREVVRTDNLKGRRGRLPSKPKSPQEPSPPSPPVSLISALVRAHVDSNPSMSALDYSRFQANPDYQMAGDNTQHIQQFYDLLTGSMEIIRGWAEKIPGFSDLPKQDQDLLFESAFLELFVLRLSYRSNPVEGKLIFCNGVVLHRLQCVRGFGEWVDAIVEFSSNLQSMNIDISAFSCIAALAMVTERHGLKEPKRVEDLQNKIVNCLKDQVTFNGGGLNRPNYLSKLLGKLPELRTLCTQGLQRIFYLKLEDLVPPPAIIDKLFLDTLPF